Proteins from one Sphaeramia orbicularis chromosome 17, fSphaOr1.1, whole genome shotgun sequence genomic window:
- the LOC115436815 gene encoding vang-like protein 2: MDNESQYSGYSYKSSHSRSSRKHRDRRDRHRSKSRDSSSRGDKSVTIQTPGEPLLDAESTRGDDRDDNWGETTTVVTGTSEHSISNEDLTRVTKDLEESTPLECKRFLGPALGGCLSFFALVTPLAFLILPQVLWRDALEPCGTPCEGLYVSLAFKLLVLLISSWALFLRPPRATLPRFFVFRCLLMVLVFLFVASYWLFYGVRVLEPRERDYRGIVEYAASLVDALLFIQYLALVLLEVRHLQPAFCLKVVRSTDGASRFYNVGHLSIQRAAVWVLDHYYSDFSVYNPALLNLPKSILSKKMTGFKVYSLDENTTNNSTGQSRAMIAAAARRRDNSHNEYYYEEAEMDRRVRKRKARLVVAVEEAFTHIKRLHEEEAASSPKHPREVMDPREAAQAIFAPMARAMQKYLRTTRQQAFHSMESILTHLQFCITHNMTPKAFLERYLTPGPTMQYQQQNGRGRQWTLVSEEPVTSSLRQGLVFSLRRLDFSLVVTVTPLPFLRLGEEFIDPKSHKFVMRLQSETSV; encoded by the exons ATGGACAACGAGTCTCAGTACTCGGGCTACTCATACAAGTCTTCTCACTCCCGAAGTTCACGCAAACACAG GGATCGGAGGGACCGTCACCGCTCTAAAAGCCGGGACAGCAGCAGTCGTGGAGACAAATCGGTGACCATCCAAACTCCTGGAGAACCTCTGCTGGACGCAGAGTCGACTCGAGGAGACGACAGG GATGATAACTGGGGCGAGACCACCACCGTGGTGACTGGGACCTCCGAACACAGCATCTCTAATGAGGACCTGACCCGCGTTACCAAAGACTTGGAGGAGTCGACTCCTCTGGAGTGCAAGCGCTTCCTGGGCCCCGCTCTGGGCGGCTGTCTGAGCTTCTTCGCTCTGGTCACGCCTTTAGCCTTCCTCATCCTCCCTCAGGTGCTGTGGCGCGACGCCCTAGAGCCCTGTGGAACCCCCTGTGAAGGTCTCTACGTGTCTCTGGCCTTCAAGCTGCTGGTCCTCCTCATCTCGTCCTGGGCTCTGTTCCTCCGGCCCCCTCGCGCCACCCTCCCTCGCTTCTTTGTCTTCCGCTGCCTGCTGATGGTGCTGGTGTTTCTGTTTGTGGCGTCATACTGGTTGTTCTATGGCGTGCGGGTGCTGGAGCCCAGGGAGCGGGACTACAGGGGTATTGTGGAGTACGCCGCCTCGCTGGTGGATGCCCTGCTCTTCATCCAGTACTTGGCTCTGGTTCTGTTGGAGGTCCGACACCTGCAGCCCGCCTTCTGCCTCAAGGTGGTCCGCAGCACTGACGGAGCCAGCAGGTTCTACAACGTGGGCCACCTCAG TATCCAGAGGGCAGCTGTCTGGGTGTTGGACCATTATTACAGTGACTTCTCCGTCTATAACCCTGCTCTGCTCAATCTGCCCAAGTCCATCCTGTCCAAGAAGATGACCGGCTTCAAGGTTTACTCCCTGGATG AAAATACCACCAATAACTCCACAGGCCAGTCTCGGGCCATGATCGCAGCTGCCGCCCGGAGGAGAGACAACTCCCACAACGAGTACTACTACGAGGAGGCTGAGATGGACCGCCGGGTCCGCAAACGCAAGGCCAG GTTGGTGGTGGCGGTGGAGGAGGCCTTCACACACATCAAACGTCTCCACGAAGAAGAGGCCGCCTCGTCGCCCAAACATCCCAGGGAGGTGATGGACCCTCGGGAGGCGGCTCAAGCCATTTTTGCCCCCATGGCCCGGGCCATGCAGAAGTACCTGAGGACCACCCGACAGCAGGCCTTTCACAGCATGGAGAGCATCCTCACACACCTGCAGTTCTGCATCACACACAACATGACGCCCAAG GCGTTCCTGGAGCGGTACCTGACCCCGGGCCCCACCATGCAGTACCAGCAGCAGAACGGCAGGGGGCGCCAGTGGACTCTGGTGAGCGAGGAGCCCGTCACCTCGTCTCTGCGTCAGGGTCTGGTGTTCAGCCTGCGGCGCCTGGACTTCTCCCTGGTCGTTACGGTGACGCCCCTCCCCTTCCTGCGACTCGGGGAGGAGTTCATCGACCCAAAGAGCCACAAGTTTGTCATGAGGCTGCAGTCGGAGACCTCAGTGTAA
- the fcer1gl gene encoding Fc receptor, IgE, high affinity I, gamma polypeptide like isoform X2, with protein sequence MPSKDLHMLPATIGDMNICYILDGVLILYGLILTALYCRLRITYRKSTAGLPEKKPAEGGIYAGLTSRSADTYETIGVKKAMV encoded by the exons ATGCCTTCAAAAGATCTACACATGTTACCTG CCACCATCGGAGACATGAACATCTGTTACATCCTGGATGGGGTCCTCATCCTCTACGGCCTCATTCTGACCGCCTTGTACTGCAGACTGAGG ATTACTTACAGGAAGTCTACAGCTGGACTCCCTGAG AAGAAGCCCGCTGAGGGAGGCATCTATGCG GGTCTGACCTCGCGTAGCGCCGACACCTACGAGACCATCGGAGTCAAAAAGGCCATGGTGTGA
- the fcer1gl gene encoding Fc receptor, IgE, high affinity I, gamma polypeptide like isoform X1 codes for MPSKDLHMLPATIGDMNICYILDGVLILYGLILTALYCRLRITYRKSTAGLPEKKPAEGGIYAVRLLSLMIKNACKKAHDGQVTAYITAHGSDLA; via the exons ATGCCTTCAAAAGATCTACACATGTTACCTG CCACCATCGGAGACATGAACATCTGTTACATCCTGGATGGGGTCCTCATCCTCTACGGCCTCATTCTGACCGCCTTGTACTGCAGACTGAGG ATTACTTACAGGAAGTCTACAGCTGGACTCCCTGAG AAGAAGCCCGCTGAGGGAGGCATCTATGCGGTGAGACTTCTCTCTCTAATGATTAAAAACGCCTGTAAAAAGGCACATGATGGACAGGTGACAGCTTACATCACAGCCCATG GGTCTGACCTCGCGTAG